In a genomic window of Chroicocephalus ridibundus chromosome 14, bChrRid1.1, whole genome shotgun sequence:
- the LUC7L3 gene encoding luc7-like protein 3 isoform X7 has translation MISAAQLLDELMGRDRNLAPDEKRSNVRWDHESVCKYYLCGFCPAELFTNTRSDLGPCEKIHDENLRKQYEKSSRFMKVGYERDFLRYLQSLLAEVERRIRRGHARLALSQNQQSSGGAGPTGKNEEKIQVLTDKIDVLLQQIEELGSEGKVEEAQGMMKLVEQLKEERELLRSTTSTIESFAAQEKQMEVCEVCGAFLIVGDAQSRVDDHLMGKQHMGYAKIKATVEDLKEKLRKRTEEPDRDDRLKKEKQEREEREKEREREREERERKRRREEEEKEKERARDRERRKRSRSRSRHSSRTSDRRCSRSRDHKRSRSRERRRSRSRDRRRSRSHDRSERKHRSRSRDRRRSKSRDRKSYKHRSKSREREQDRKSKEKGQKIRLLD, from the exons ATGATATCGGCCGCCCAGCTCCTAGATGAGCTTATGGGCCGGGACAGAAACCTGGCCCCAGATGAGAAGCGCAGCAACGTGCGGTGGGACCATGAGAGC GTTTGTAAATACTACCTTTGTGGCTTTTGCCCAGCTGAATTATTTACAAATACCCGTTCTGATTTAG GTCCTTGTGAAAAAATTCATGATGAAAATCTACGTAAACA gtatGAGAAGAGCTCTCGTTTTATGAAAGTGGGCTATGAAAGAGACTTCTTACGCTACTTACAAAGCTTACTTGCAGAGGTAGAACGCAGAATTCGAAGAGGCCATGCTCGTTTGGCACTGTCACAGAATCAACAGTCTTCTGGG GGAGCGGGACCTACCGgtaaaaatgaagagaagatTCAGGTGTTAACTGACAAAATTGATGTACTTCTACAACAG ATTGAAGAACTAGGTTCAGAAGGGAAGGTAGAAGAGGCACAAGGAATGATGAAACTTGTTGAACAGttaaaggaagagagagaattgCTGAGGTCTACAACTTCA acaATTGAGAGCTTTGCAGCCcaagaaaagcaaatggaagtTTGTGAAGTTTGTGGAGCCTTTTTAATTGTAGGAGATGCGCAGTCCAGGGTAGATGACCACTTGATGGGAAAGCAGCACATGGGTTATGCCAAAATAAAAGCTACTGTAGAAGACTTAAAA gaaaaattacgaaaaagaacagaagaaccTGACCGTGATGAcaggttaaaaaaagagaaacaagaacgagaagagagagagaaagagagggaacgGGAAAGAGAAGAGCGGGAAAGGAAGAGACGacgtgaagaagaagaaaaggaaaaagagagggctCGTGATAGAGAGAGACGTAAAAGGAGTCGTTCACGGAGTAGACATTCAAGCAGAACATCTGACAGAAGATGCAGCCGTTCACGAGACCACAAAAGATCAAGAAGCAGAGAAAGGCGGCGAAGCag GAGTCGTGACCGAAGAAGAAGCAGAAGTCATGATagatcagaaagaaaacataggTCTCGTAGTAGGGACAGGAGACGATCAAAAAGCCGGGATCGGAAATCCTACAAGCacagaagcaaaagcagagagagagaacaagacaGGAAGTCAAAAGAAAAAG
- the ANKRD40 gene encoding ankyrin repeat domain-containing protein 40 isoform X2 has product MRARPGLEAAGGGGGGEMSAAGGERERQERLREAAALGDAEEVRRLVELGVSLNSQNEVNGWTCLHWACKRNHAPVVAYLLHAGADKEILTKKGERPAQLTSKREIRKMLGVEDDELSDLTKDSDLPIIPNYLANPPFPYVYNTMSSSIPDPSVNGSLSHSEPQGTDSSSLPDAEARPRAALQRGTAAPEAAGKGDVPSLPPGVTPVLQRGPLYQGAVSWSRGPPSPAGSNQPVPPQENGSCAGPVPAFQPVFFTGAFPLNMQELVLKVRIQNPNLRENDFIEIELDRQELTYKELLRVSCRELGVNPEHVQKIRKLPNTMLRKDKDVARLQDFQELELVLT; this is encoded by the exons ATGAGGGCTCGCCCCGGGCTGGAGGCggccgggggcggtggcggcggcgagATGTCGGCtgcgggcggcgagcgggagcggcAGGAGCGgctgcgggaggcggcggcgctgggggacGCGGAGGAGGTGCGGcggctggtggagctgggggtcAGCCTCAACTCCCAGAACGAAGTCAACGGCTG GACCTGTTTGCACTGGGCGTGTAAACGGAACCATGCTCCAGTGGTGGCTTACCTGCTGCACGCCGGCGCCGACAAGGAGATCCTCACCAAGAAAGGAGAGAGGCCGGCCCAGTTAACGTCAAAGAGGGAGATAAGGAAGATGTTGGGAG TGGAAGATGATGAACTCTCAGACTTAACGAAAGATTCAGATCTGCCCATCATCCCTAATTACCTGGCTAACCCACCTTTCCCGTACGTCTATAACACCATGAGCAGCAGTATTCCAGATCCCTCTGTGAACGGGAGTCTCTCACACTCGGAACCGCAAGGTACCGACTCTTCTTCCTTACCGGACGCGGAGGCTCGCCCACGTGCAGCGTTACAGCGCGGGACTGCTGCTCCCGAGGCGGCTGGGAAGGGTGACGTGCCATCGCTGCCACCAGGCGTGACGCCTGTCCTTCAGAGAGGTCCCCTTTACCAGGGAGCCGTGTCGTGGAGCAGGGGTCCCCCTTCGCCGGCTGGATCGAATCAGCCTGTACCTCCGCAAGAGAATGGCTCCTGCGCGGGGCCCGTGCCGGCATTTCAGCCCGTTTTCTTCACAGGAGCTTTCCCACTTAATATGCAAG AACTGGTGCTTAAAGTTAGAATTCAAAACCCTAATCTTAGAGAAAATGACTTCATTGAAATTGAACTGGACAGACAAGAACTGACCTATAAGGAACTGCTCCGAGTGAGTTGCCGTGAGCTGGGTGTTAACCCTGAGCATGTACAGAAGATCAGAAAATTACCAAATACAATGTTAAGAAAG GACAAAGATGTCGCGAGGCTACAGGATTTCCAAGAACTGGAGCTTGTTCTAACA TGA
- the ANKRD40 gene encoding ankyrin repeat domain-containing protein 40 isoform X1: MRARPGLEAAGGGGGGEMSAAGGERERQERLREAAALGDAEEVRRLVELGVSLNSQNEVNGWTCLHWACKRNHAPVVAYLLHAGADKEILTKKGERPAQLTSKREIRKMLGVEDDELSDLTKDSDLPIIPNYLANPPFPYVYNTMSSSIPDPSVNGSLSHSEPQGTDSSSLPDAEARPRAALQRGTAAPEAAGKGDVPSLPPGVTPVLQRGPLYQGAVSWSRGPPSPAGSNQPVPPQENGSCAGPVPAFQPVFFTGAFPLNMQELVLKVRIQNPNLRENDFIEIELDRQELTYKELLRVSCRELGVNPEHVQKIRKLPNTMLRKDKDVARLQDFQELELVLTVSEKNLLFRVPTLSDRSGYNKKASELTY; the protein is encoded by the exons ATGAGGGCTCGCCCCGGGCTGGAGGCggccgggggcggtggcggcggcgagATGTCGGCtgcgggcggcgagcgggagcggcAGGAGCGgctgcgggaggcggcggcgctgggggacGCGGAGGAGGTGCGGcggctggtggagctgggggtcAGCCTCAACTCCCAGAACGAAGTCAACGGCTG GACCTGTTTGCACTGGGCGTGTAAACGGAACCATGCTCCAGTGGTGGCTTACCTGCTGCACGCCGGCGCCGACAAGGAGATCCTCACCAAGAAAGGAGAGAGGCCGGCCCAGTTAACGTCAAAGAGGGAGATAAGGAAGATGTTGGGAG TGGAAGATGATGAACTCTCAGACTTAACGAAAGATTCAGATCTGCCCATCATCCCTAATTACCTGGCTAACCCACCTTTCCCGTACGTCTATAACACCATGAGCAGCAGTATTCCAGATCCCTCTGTGAACGGGAGTCTCTCACACTCGGAACCGCAAGGTACCGACTCTTCTTCCTTACCGGACGCGGAGGCTCGCCCACGTGCAGCGTTACAGCGCGGGACTGCTGCTCCCGAGGCGGCTGGGAAGGGTGACGTGCCATCGCTGCCACCAGGCGTGACGCCTGTCCTTCAGAGAGGTCCCCTTTACCAGGGAGCCGTGTCGTGGAGCAGGGGTCCCCCTTCGCCGGCTGGATCGAATCAGCCTGTACCTCCGCAAGAGAATGGCTCCTGCGCGGGGCCCGTGCCGGCATTTCAGCCCGTTTTCTTCACAGGAGCTTTCCCACTTAATATGCAAG AACTGGTGCTTAAAGTTAGAATTCAAAACCCTAATCTTAGAGAAAATGACTTCATTGAAATTGAACTGGACAGACAAGAACTGACCTATAAGGAACTGCTCCGAGTGAGTTGCCGTGAGCTGGGTGTTAACCCTGAGCATGTACAGAAGATCAGAAAATTACCAAATACAATGTTAAGAAAG GACAAAGATGTCGCGAGGCTACAGGATTTCCAAGAACTGGAGCTTGTTCTAACAGTAAGCGAGAAAAACTTACTTTTCAGAGTCCCAACACTTTCTGATCGGAGTGGTTATAACAAGAAGGCATCAGAACTTACATATTAA